From the genome of Nicotiana sylvestris chromosome 2, ASM39365v2, whole genome shotgun sequence, one region includes:
- the LOC138884891 gene encoding uncharacterized protein: MWTARSYYEPLSDDRWRGYGSADGICRGFFLSVCPPRQSMQTSAGRGRGRFGASGSGGQQNRIYALSSRQDLESSPDVVTGILSVFSIDMYALIYPGSTLSYISPFVASKSDREPELLQKSFEVSTPMGESVVVRRVYRSCDVKIHDQHTLADLHELEMVNFDIIMGMDWLASCYANVDCWTKIVRFNFPSESIIEWKGDAAAPKGKFISYLKARRMILKGYIYHLVRVHDMEVKSPTLQSVPVVNEFPDVFPDELPGLPPEREIDFAIDMLPDTQPISIPPYRMAPAELKELKAQLKDLLNKVFIRPNTSPWGAPVLFIRKKDGL; this comes from the coding sequence ATGTGGACAGCCAGGTCATATTATGAGCCATTGTCCGATGACAGATGGAGGGGTTATGGCTCAGCCGATGGCATCTGCAGGGGCTTCTTCCTCTCGGTATGTCCTCCTAGACAGAGTATGCAGACATCAGCTGGTAGGGGTAGGGGAAGATTTGGAGCTTCTGGTTCAGGAGGTCAGCAGAATCGCATATATGCTTTATCGAGTCGTCAGGATTTAGAGTCATCTCCGGACGTGGTTACAGGTATACTATCTGTCTTTTCTATCGATATGTATGCCTTGATATATCCTGGTTCTACATTGTCGTATATCTCCCCCTTCGTTGCTAGTAAATCGGATAGAGAGCCTGAATTGTTGCAAAAGTCCTTTGAGGTATCTACGCCAATGGGTGAGTCTGTTGTAGTTAGACGGGTATATCGAAGTTGTGACGTGAAGATTCATGACCAACATACGTTAGCTGATTTGCATGAGCTAGAAATGGTTAATTTTGATATcattatgggtatggattggttggcttcttgttatgCCAATGTAGATTGCTGGACAAAGATTGTTCGTTTTAATTTTCCAAGTGAGTCTATTATTGAATGGAAAGGTGATGCTGCAGCGCCTAAAGgaaagtttatttcttaccttaaagcTCGAAGGATGATTTTGAAAGGGTACATCTATCATTTGGTACGAGTGCATGATATGGAGGTGAAATCTCCAACCCTTCAATCGGTTCCCGTCGTGAATGaatttcctgatgtatttcctgatgaACTTCCTGGTCTTCCTCCAGAAAGAGAAATCGACTTTGCTATTGATATGCTTCCAGatactcaaccaatatctattcctccatacagaatggctcctgctgagttaaaagaattgaaagcCCAGTTGAAGGATCTTCTGAATAAGGTCTTTATCAGGCCCAACACATCTccctggggtgcaccagtgttgtttatTCGTAAGAAGGATGGTTTGTaa